Proteins encoded within one genomic window of Aquarana catesbeiana isolate 2022-GZ linkage group LG03, ASM4218655v1, whole genome shotgun sequence:
- the LOC141133663 gene encoding E3 ubiquitin-protein ligase TRIM39-like, whose protein sequence is MASANLRAVLECSVCLNIYTDPVNLRCGHNFCRVCIDCVLDTQGGSGGYSCPECKEKFPDRPALHRNITLRNIVENFLSAQPDQEESGVFCTHCVDYPIPAVRSCLLCEVSLCDKHLKVHKKSPEHILCDPTLSMESRKCSIHKEILKYYCTEDDICICVSCSLAGEHRGHQVEMLDEASEKKKETLRNVLQNLLIKREETEERVQSLQEHRRKVGEEASGDTKRVTVLFRDFRIRLEDLEKRILREISGRAERISISIRDLEIKKEELSRKIRHIEELCNMTDPLTALQESDTGDLCDTEDGDNEDRERHEKLLHDGGGLDVDGISHTLHTLSDIITEVNVSFYIQGAADILLNVNTASNYLHISDDRKTVSRSDRKQNHPETPERFQNYPQVLSSRSFSSGRHYWDVDVGGSDWWRVGMCYPSIERRRGEQSGIGNNNKSWGLRRKENQYLVRHDSKAILLPPNISSNRVRIYLDYEVGRISFYDLCDPIRHLHTFTTTFTEPLHAVIYVGRGCIKICGGNRE, encoded by the coding sequence atggcgtctgctaacCTGAGAGCTgtgctggaatgttccgtctgtctgaacatttatacagatcctgtgaacctgagatgtggacacaacttctgccgggtctgtattgattgtgtgctggatacacagggggggtctggaggatattcctgtcctgaatgcaaagagaagtttccggatcggcctgcactgcacaggaacataacactacgtaacatagtggagaatttcctgtctgctcagccagatcaggaggagtccggggtcttctgtactcactgtgtggactatcctatacctgctgttagatcctgtctgctctgtgaggtttctctgtgtgataaacacctcaaagtccacaaaaagtccccagaacacatcttatgtgaccccaccttgtccatggagagcaggaaatgctccatccataaAGAAATTTTaaagtattactgcactgaggatgatatctgtatctgtgtgtcctgtagtttggctggagaacatcgaggacaccaggtggagatgctggatgaggcttctgagaagaagaaggagacactgaggaatgttctgcagaacctTCTGATAAAGAGAGAagagacggaggaaagagtccagagtctgcaggaacacaggaggaaagtaggagAAGAAGCATCTGGTGACACCaagagagtcactgtcctgtttaGAGATTTCAGGatacgtctggaagacctggagaagagaatcctgagggaaatctccgggagggcagagcggatctccatctccatccgggatctggaaataaagaaggaggagctgtccaggaagatacgtcacattgaggagctgtgtaacatgacggatccactgactgccttacaggaatcagacacaggtgacttgtgtgatactgaggatggagataatgaggacagagagagacatgagaagctcctccatgatggagggggtctggatgtggatgggatatcacacacattacacacattatctgatataataacagaggtaaatgtatccttctatatacagggagctgcagacatattactgaaTGTAAACACAGCTAGTAATTAtctccatatatcagatgacaggaaaactgtatccaggtcagatagaaaacagaatcatccagaaacaccagagagatttcagaattatcctcaggtgttgagcagtcggagtttctcctcagggagacattactgggatgtggatgtcgggggatcagattggtggagagtcgggatgtgttaccccagtatagagaggaggagaggagagcagtcagGGATTGGAAATAATAACAAGTCCTGGGGTTTGCGAAGGAAAGAAAATCAGTATTTGGTGAGACATGACAGTAAAGCGATCCTCTTACCCCCcaatatctccagtaacagagtcaggatatatctggattatgaggtcggacggatctccttttatgatctgtgtgacccgatccgacatctccacaccttcaccaccaccttcactgagcccctccatgctgtgaTATATGTAGGGAGAGGTTGTATAAAGATCTGTGGGGGGAATAGGGAATAA